Genomic segment of Salvia splendens isolate huo1 chromosome 12, SspV2, whole genome shotgun sequence:
AGCATATATTCAACTCTTCTGTCCATCATTTAAAGaactattttgtcatttttggttgtccacgatttaaagatcaatttactttattccatttttTATATGCGGACCTCACATTCTACTACTCCTTCTGTCCTACAATATGAGTCACATTTGTTATGGACACGGGTTTTAGAAATGTACTCCctctcaacattattctctctcttactttactatttctccactttaactatttattatcatttttataaaacgagtgtgCAAAAGTAACCGGGACTCATAatagcggacggagggagtaaagaatagtgggttggaaaagttaatggaatatggggtctactttttatattgattttataatagaatgtgaatgaAGTGACTTAGTGgcatgtgagacctacttaccatttatggtaacgtgaaatgtgactcttattataaGATAGACCGAAATGgtaaaatgtgacttttattgtgggacaaAGGAAGTACTAACTTTTTGCACTCATTGTACAATAtaaaactagtactccctccattccgcgatagttgagtcatttcattttctgcactcattttagaaaaatgataataaataattaagtggAGAAAATGtaatgtaagagagagaataatgtagataagactcttatttACCTTATTTTgtcacttactttactttatcttcattttaactatttattatcatttttccaaaacgagtgcagaaaatgaaatgactcaactatcgcggaacggagggagtattaaacttGGGTCCCATATTCGAGTTATACACTTTCACAAATTcaagaaatttttaaaattcgtatcgaGTCAAAATTATTCTATAAATGGTATAAggaagtagtactatattttttaaaaatatatttttggttttACTGTTTTCCAAaagaattactccctccgtaccaacttaattgtcactcttggagtgagcacgagttttaagaaaatgtaaagaaaagttggttggaaaagttagtggaatgtgagacccatttttttatattggttttaaaataaaatgtgagtgaagtgaagtgagttagtggaatgtgggacctacttaccatttatggtaaaaatgaagtgtgacaattaaattgagacggaccgaaatggaaaaaggtGACAATTacgttgggacggagggagtattatcattttttattttttgaaattttttttatctcatccCCTTCTAAAAATCCTCCCCTTCTcctcttttttcattttcactCAAAATCATCGTTTTCTTCAAAATTttccaaatttattttttcacaattctccatttattttcaatttattataaatatggaCCAACTTTGCCGGTCCAGAAAGGAATTAGAATCATTTGAGGCGAGAAAAAGAGAGTGCTTACTGCTAGATGGTAACTTCATAGAAGGTTCCCCACTGTATTTTTACAGTTGTATCTAGCTACAGTTGACCAAAATCATCTATTTCTTCAAAATTttccaaatttattttttcaaaattctctCATGATTTTCAATATCTAATAAGTATAGACCAACTTTGCCAAATGCTCCAAGATCCAATTGAGGTGAGAAAAATAGAGTGCTATATTTTCTAGATGGTAACTTCAAAGAAGGTTCCCCAACTCTATTTATAGTATCTACCTACAGTTGATCCAAAACTCAAATCTCTACAAACTCCCAATTTTGTGCAAACGATGCGAGACTTCAATACAAACCACACACCCTTTCTTTTCATCAGCATTTTCTCCATATTTTCATTCAAACTAAGCTCCTCTATCCCAAACAACGACATTTTCTGCCACGAAATCGAAAAACAATCACTTATAAAGTTTAAACAATCTTTGAAAGATCCAAACGATCTTTTTTCCTCATGGGACAGTAAAGTCGATTGCTGCAAATGGAAAGGTGTAATCTGCAGCAACTCAACCGGCCATGTCGAACAACTCCATCTCCAAAACAATCCTTCACTTCAAGGCCAAATCAATCCATCTCTGCTGAATCTCAAACATCTGAGATTCCTCGATCTCAGCCAAAACAACTTGACACAAACAATCCCTTCCTTCCTCGGATCGCTCAGAAATCTCCACCATCTCAACTTATCCAACGCCGGATTTCATGGGAGCGTACCGCCTACCATCGGAAACCTTTCCAATTTGGAGACGTTGAGCATGTCGGGGGACGGGAACAAACTGGCCTCGGACAACCTAGAATGGTTGTCCGGGCTCAGGAAGCTGCAGCACGTCGACATGAGCTTTGTCAACCTCAGCAGATCCAGCTCCAACTGGTGGAAGATAATCAACACTCTCCCTTCTTTGCAAGAGCTGCATTTCCAAAATTGCAGCCTTGTGTTTGTATCTCCTTTGAGCAATGCTAGTACTATGAATATATCGTCTCTCACTTTGCTCGATCTCTCTCACAACAATTTCCACTCTCAGTCCATCCCGCCATGGATTTTCCAGCTCACCAAGCTTGAGCATCTTGACCTTAGCTTCACCAGCATCAACGGCCCGATTCCAACGGTTAACAGAGCCACCAAACTCCGATACCTGGATCTCTCGGAGAACCGTCTAAACTCCACAATCCCAGATTGGCTCTACTCCTGCAAAGAATTGGAGTTTGCATATTTCAGCTATAGCTTCATGCTTGGCTACATCTCCAGCGATGTCGCTAATCTAACATCTCTCAAAACCCTCAGTTTTTTCGGAAACCAGCTCACCGGGAAAATTCCCAGAGAGATTTCCAACATGTGCGGGTTAGAATTTCTGTTCTTGACGTACAATCAGCTGGAAGGAGACATATCCGATTCATTCGGAAATATGTCGGATTGCTTCTTGAATTCTATCAAGCTCCTTTGCTTGCGAAGCAATCAGCTCTACGGTCGCATCCCAGACAGCTTCGGAGATTTTAAGAAAATCCAGTTCCTTCATTTTGGCGGGAACTCGTTTTCTGGTCCGATCCCGGGCAGCCTGGGGAAGCTGTCGTCTCTGCAGGAATTCAGCCTCTACGGAAACAATTTCTCAGGCAGCCTGCCCGAGAGCTACGGTCAGCTCTCAAGCTTGGAAGAGCTTTACATCGATGACTGCTTGCTGCAAGGGACCCTGACTGAGAAACACTTTTCGAATCTGAAAAACTTGAGGATTCTGTCAGCCTCGGCAAACTGCTTGCTTTTGAACGTGTCGCTGGATTGGGTCCCGCCCTTCCACCTCACTGCTCTCAAGGTGGCGTCGTGGAGATTCGTGGGCGCGGGAATTCCAAGGTGGATTGAATCTCAGAGGAGTGTGTCGGAGCTTGATTTATCGGATACCGGAATCTCGGGTACTGTCCCAAGCTGGTTTTGGGAGATTCCGTTTTTGAATCTGACCAGAAACAATCTCCGCGGTGAGATTCCGAACCTAAGTCGAGCTCGGTATTTATACGTGAGCTCGAACAAGTTCAGTGGCTCGCTGCCCGGAGTTGGAGATGCTTTGGTTGAGATGGACTTGTCTAACAACTCGTTCTTGGGTTTCATGACTCGGTTCGTGTGCAATAGCTCGCAAACTCATAAAGTTGAGATCCTTCATTTGGCGGGAAACCAACTGATTGGAAAGTTGCCAGATTGCTGGAAGGAATGGGCGTCGCTCAAGTACTTGAATCTAGGCGATAACAAATTATCCGGAGTCATCCCAAATTCAATAGGTTTTCTTGCAAATCTGCAGTCTTTGAATCTCTATCGCAACAGTATTTCGGGCCACATACCTTCTTCGTTGCGTAACTGCAAACAGCTGCTGAAGATTGAGCTTTCGGAGAATCATCTTGATGGAAGCTTGCAGCCGTGGATTGGAACTACCTTAGTCAAGTTGAGGATTCTAATTTTGAGATCAAACAAGTTCAACGGTGAGATTCCTTCTGAGATATGCCACCTAATCTCTCTCCAAATCTTGGATCTCTCACAAAACAAGTTTTCTGGTGCAATACCTAATTGTGTTCAAAATTTGACCGCAATGGCTACCAAGAGAAGCTTGAATCAATATGACTACTCTTCTTCAAGCTACAATGGGGC
This window contains:
- the LOC121757714 gene encoding receptor-like protein EIX2, with the protein product MRDFNTNHTPFLFISIFSIFSFKLSSSIPNNDIFCHEIEKQSLIKFKQSLKDPNDLFSSWDSKVDCCKWKGVICSNSTGHVEQLHLQNNPSLQGQINPSLLNLKHLRFLDLSQNNLTQTIPSFLGSLRNLHHLNLSNAGFHGSVPPTIGNLSNLETLSMSGDGNKLASDNLEWLSGLRKLQHVDMSFVNLSRSSSNWWKIINTLPSLQELHFQNCSLVFVSPLSNASTMNISSLTLLDLSHNNFHSQSIPPWIFQLTKLEHLDLSFTSINGPIPTVNRATKLRYLDLSENRLNSTIPDWLYSCKELEFAYFSYSFMLGYISSDVANLTSLKTLSFFGNQLTGKIPREISNMCGLEFLFLTYNQLEGDISDSFGNMSDCFLNSIKLLCLRSNQLYGRIPDSFGDFKKIQFLHFGGNSFSGPIPGSLGKLSSLQEFSLYGNNFSGSLPESYGQLSSLEELYIDDCLLQGTLTEKHFSNLKNLRILSASANCLLLNVSLDWVPPFHLTALKVASWRFVGAGIPRWIESQRSVSELDLSDTGISGTVPSWFWEIPFLNLTRNNLRGEIPNLSRARYLYVSSNKFSGSLPGVGDALVEMDLSNNSFLGFMTRFVCNSSQTHKVEILHLAGNQLIGKLPDCWKEWASLKYLNLGDNKLSGVIPNSIGFLANLQSLNLYRNSISGHIPSSLRNCKQLLKIELSENHLDGSLQPWIGTTLVKLRILILRSNKFNGEIPSEICHLISLQILDLSQNKFSGAIPNCVQNLTAMATKRSLNQYDYSSSSYNGASFIDSALVATKGSILQYDTILSLVTNIDLSSNDLCGEIPNGVTSLVELRSLNLSKNSLTGLIPRNVGDMKELESLDLSRNFLSGQLPSSLSLAYALNHLNLSYNNLTGGIPKGTQIQSFDASSFVGNDLCGPPLTSGCNGDDGEVMTVAKEGKDGDGLEVDWLYVFVSCGYVVGFSVVCATLWLNKSWRDAYFAFIFKENV